In Paenibacillus phoenicis, one genomic interval encodes:
- a CDS encoding Gfo/Idh/MocA family protein, which produces MNKITIAVIGCGTIANHAHIPSYLNHKHVEIKYFCDILKERAEAAVTKYECGQAITDYRQIVEDPEVDAVSICTPNASHATIAIDCLRAGKHVLCEKPAARTYEEALEMQKVQHETGKVLNIGVVNRYNESVNRIKQMIQNGELGELYHVYASFRAHRSIPGLGGAFTTKAIAGGGALIDWGVHFIDIVMYCAGDPKPKTVTGQAYSKLGKDMENYTYLKMWAGPPDYNGTYDVDDFVTALIRTEGPTISLNGAWAQNIGVEEMFIDFLGDKGGIRLNYGGDFTFYTAKDGALTETTPKFISGNMYQQEIDGFLECIQTGEKQPSHIDTVILSSRIIQAIYDSSDKGEEIALS; this is translated from the coding sequence ATGAACAAAATCACCATTGCCGTGATTGGCTGCGGCACGATTGCAAACCACGCCCACATCCCGTCTTACCTGAATCACAAGCATGTAGAAATCAAGTATTTCTGTGACATCCTGAAGGAACGTGCAGAGGCGGCTGTCACCAAATACGAATGCGGCCAGGCGATCACGGATTACCGGCAGATTGTTGAAGATCCGGAGGTGGATGCCGTATCCATCTGTACGCCAAATGCTTCGCACGCTACGATCGCCATTGATTGCCTGCGTGCGGGCAAGCATGTCCTGTGCGAGAAACCGGCAGCGCGGACTTACGAAGAAGCTCTGGAAATGCAGAAGGTTCAGCATGAGACGGGCAAAGTGTTGAATATCGGGGTGGTTAACCGGTACAACGAAAGCGTCAACCGCATCAAACAAATGATTCAAAACGGCGAGCTTGGCGAGTTGTATCATGTGTACGCCAGCTTCCGCGCACACCGATCGATTCCGGGCTTAGGCGGGGCTTTTACAACGAAGGCGATCGCCGGCGGCGGCGCGCTGATCGACTGGGGCGTTCATTTTATCGACATCGTCATGTACTGTGCGGGCGATCCCAAGCCAAAGACCGTCACCGGTCAAGCCTACTCCAAACTGGGGAAAGATATGGAAAACTATACGTATCTCAAAATGTGGGCAGGACCGCCGGACTATAACGGCACCTATGATGTCGACGACTTCGTAACCGCGCTGATCCGCACCGAAGGCCCGACGATCTCCTTGAACGGAGCTTGGGCGCAGAACATCGGAGTCGAGGAGATGTTTATCGACTTCCTGGGCGACAAGGGTGGCATTCGATTGAACTACGGCGGGGACTTTACCTTCTATACGGCGAAAGACGGTGCTTTGACCGAGACGACGCCAAAATTTATCTCTGGCAATATGTATCAGCAGGAAATCGACGGGTTCCTGGAGTGCATCCAAACGGGGGAGAAGCAGCCTTCGCATATCGACACCGTCATCCTGTCCTCCCGCATCATTCAGGCGATTTATGACTCGTCCGACAAAGGGGAGGAAATCGCGCTCTCATGA
- a CDS encoding FAD-dependent oxidoreductase: MKREMKADIVILGGGTGGTAAALAAAASGKTVMMTEETLWIGGQLTSQAVPPDEHPWIEHFGCTRTYRRFREGVRQYYREHYPLTPAARTLPELNPGGGIVSRISHDPRVGLAVLQQMLAPYIHSGGLTILHRYRVQQAETDGDAVRSVTVRHLDTGDELVLEAPFFIDATELGDLLPLAGIEYVTGAESKAQTGEPHAVDGDPAPQDIQSFTYCFAVDYAEGEEHLIDKPEMYEFWRQYRADFWPDRLLSLTGVRPATNEPVEYEVFPGYGGKFPLFQYRQILDPTHFDSRFGFRPISLINWPQNDYWLGSIIDVPEEEAARHLHQAKQLSLSLLYWLQTEAPRPDGGQGYPGLRLRRDVVGTEDGLAMAPYIRESRRIQAEFTVLEQHVATASRPDGAAEWFPDSVGVGCYRIDLHPSTGNRPYIDISSLPFQIPLGSLIPKRVKNVLAAGKNIGVTHITNGCYRLHPVEWNIGEAAGMCASFCLDRNLFPTDVRNHDETLSDFQQRLLSQGVELQWPKLRPV, translated from the coding sequence ATGAAACGCGAAATGAAGGCGGATATCGTCATCCTTGGGGGCGGCACCGGAGGAACCGCCGCAGCCCTGGCCGCGGCAGCTTCGGGCAAAACCGTCATGATGACGGAGGAGACGCTTTGGATCGGCGGTCAGCTGACCAGTCAGGCCGTACCGCCGGATGAGCACCCCTGGATTGAGCATTTTGGTTGTACAAGAACTTACCGGAGATTCCGCGAAGGCGTACGCCAGTACTATCGAGAGCATTATCCGTTAACGCCGGCTGCCAGAACCCTACCCGAATTAAATCCCGGCGGCGGTATCGTCAGCCGGATTAGTCATGATCCCCGCGTTGGCCTGGCCGTGCTGCAACAGATGCTGGCTCCGTACATTCACAGCGGCGGGCTGACGATTCTGCACCGCTATCGAGTCCAACAAGCTGAAACCGATGGAGATGCCGTCCGCAGCGTGACGGTGCGTCATCTTGACACCGGGGATGAACTGGTGCTGGAGGCGCCGTTTTTTATCGATGCCACCGAACTTGGGGATTTGCTTCCGCTCGCAGGGATCGAATATGTAACCGGGGCCGAATCGAAAGCACAAACCGGCGAGCCTCATGCGGTCGATGGAGATCCCGCACCGCAGGACATCCAAAGCTTTACGTATTGCTTTGCCGTAGATTATGCAGAAGGGGAAGAACATCTCATCGACAAACCTGAGATGTACGAATTCTGGAGGCAATACCGAGCCGACTTCTGGCCGGATCGGCTGTTAAGCTTAACCGGCGTGAGGCCAGCCACAAACGAGCCGGTTGAATATGAGGTTTTTCCGGGTTATGGAGGCAAGTTCCCGCTGTTTCAATACCGGCAAATCCTCGATCCCACCCATTTCGACAGCCGCTTCGGCTTTCGTCCGATCTCCCTGATCAACTGGCCGCAGAACGACTATTGGCTCGGCTCCATTATCGACGTCCCGGAGGAGGAAGCCGCGCGTCATCTCCATCAAGCTAAGCAGCTAAGCCTGTCACTGTTGTATTGGCTGCAGACTGAAGCTCCTCGGCCGGACGGCGGGCAAGGCTACCCTGGTTTGCGCCTGCGCCGCGACGTCGTCGGAACGGAGGACGGGCTGGCGATGGCTCCGTATATCCGCGAGTCGAGACGAATTCAAGCGGAGTTTACGGTGCTGGAGCAGCATGTCGCCACGGCCTCCCGTCCAGACGGTGCAGCCGAGTGGTTCCCGGATTCCGTTGGGGTCGGATGTTACCGCATCGATCTGCATCCGAGCACGGGCAACCGGCCGTACATTGATATCTCTTCCTTGCCCTTTCAAATTCCGCTGGGCAGCTTGATCCCGAAACGGGTCAAAAACGTGCTGGCAGCCGGTAAAAACATCGGGGTCACCCATATCACCAACGGCTGTTACCGGCTCCATCCCGTGGAATGGAACATCGGCGAAGCTGCAGGAATGTGCGCCAGCTTCTGCTTGGATCGCAACCTCTTCCCAACGGACGTTCGCAATCATGATGAAACCTTATCCGACTTTCAACAGCGCCTCCTCAGCCAAGGCGTTGAATTACAGTGGCCCAAGCTGCGCCCAGTTTGA
- a CDS encoding Gfo/Idh/MocA family oxidoreductase: protein MKKIGFIDLHLDQFHANKYPGWIEQASDGAMKVTYAYGKRDKENGLTNEAWCKEHGIELLPSIQDVVERSDYLIVLSPDNPEFHEELSQLPLQSGKPTYIDKTFAPDRETAVRLFDLAAQHGTPMYSTSALRFASEYAEIDKAGIQTICSWGPGAFDNYSIHQIEPIIRLMGADPKCVMYTGTPDSPALLIDFGEGRQASIHHLGDNCPFTLGIKYDNGTFKQATAASNFFDPFIRNLVTFFETGEPAVDPAETVAVITVIEYGLKAAETPGIWLDLPSS from the coding sequence ATGAAAAAAATCGGGTTTATCGACCTGCACCTCGACCAGTTCCATGCCAACAAATATCCCGGGTGGATCGAGCAGGCTTCCGATGGCGCCATGAAGGTAACGTATGCTTATGGGAAAAGAGACAAGGAGAACGGACTCACAAACGAGGCGTGGTGCAAGGAGCACGGCATCGAATTACTGCCGTCCATTCAAGACGTCGTGGAGCGGAGCGATTACTTGATCGTGTTATCTCCCGACAATCCGGAGTTCCATGAGGAATTGTCGCAGCTTCCGTTGCAGTCGGGCAAGCCGACCTACATCGATAAGACGTTTGCTCCGGACCGGGAGACGGCGGTACGCCTCTTCGACCTGGCCGCGCAGCACGGAACGCCGATGTATTCGACGTCTGCCCTCCGTTTTGCCAGCGAATATGCGGAGATTGACAAGGCAGGGATTCAAACGATTTGCAGCTGGGGGCCCGGCGCATTCGACAACTATTCGATTCATCAAATCGAGCCGATCATCCGTCTGATGGGGGCCGATCCCAAGTGCGTCATGTACACCGGAACGCCGGATTCCCCCGCGCTTCTCATCGACTTCGGGGAAGGCCGCCAAGCATCGATCCACCATTTGGGGGACAATTGTCCTTTTACCCTTGGCATCAAATACGATAATGGAACCTTTAAGCAAGCCACGGCGGCCTCCAATTTCTTTGATCCGTTTATCCGGAACCTGGTGACCTTCTTTGAAACCGGCGAGCCCGCAGTTGACCCGGCCGAAACTGTAGCCGTGATCACCGTAATCGAGTACGGATTGAAGGCGGCGGAAACACCAGGGATATGGTTGGATTTGCCATCCTCCTAA
- a CDS encoding extracellular solute-binding protein: MNLKMKKTSAVLTAILGFALVLSGCGGGGGGTSEPAATEPSGGNTNTSTTEGSNSGGSTDKPDLRMIMQYGLFDPKTEYVAKYIEERTGFHVEYELLPAENADEKLNLMVSSKENYDIAKLNAAQFYNLASAGALEPMDELLEAHGNYIKQSIKPESFASATIDGKIYGIPETGAGVSIGEELVVRQDWLDELGLSIPTNRDELYTVLKTIKEKKNVIPLTLSKDSIYGDIAATFGVLTDWKEVDGKLVHRAEQPEMKEYITFMNKLYKEGLLDTETPLNTAQESIEKFSGGKAAMYKLAWWNAGSAIAALQKNFPEAKTSIIPYLKGPDGKAVVGAKANVTWYIGILKSSKNKEAAMEFLNAKLEPETFKGIALGQEGVHYEVKDDKYYPILPIFNEQLNNASNFLTGVDEEKYPIYWQARVRKDPVLQAHFEAFQKNAEGLVVVDPMSTAPPIEAVSKNLLKLTTMLDDNVLQFISGAKPIEQYDQFLAQWRAEGGADMVAAANEWFQSTK, encoded by the coding sequence ATGAATTTAAAGATGAAAAAAACGTCAGCGGTACTTACCGCCATCCTTGGCTTTGCCCTAGTGTTGTCCGGTTGCGGCGGCGGAGGAGGCGGAACGTCAGAGCCTGCTGCGACTGAACCATCGGGAGGAAACACCAACACATCAACAACAGAAGGCAGTAACAGCGGGGGAAGCACGGACAAACCAGATTTGCGGATGATCATGCAATACGGGCTGTTTGATCCGAAGACCGAATACGTCGCAAAATACATCGAAGAACGCACCGGGTTTCATGTGGAATATGAATTGCTGCCGGCGGAGAACGCTGATGAGAAGCTGAACTTGATGGTATCCAGCAAAGAAAATTACGACATCGCCAAGCTGAATGCCGCCCAATTCTACAATCTGGCTTCGGCGGGGGCACTCGAACCGATGGATGAACTGCTGGAGGCCCATGGCAACTATATTAAGCAGTCGATCAAGCCGGAGTCCTTCGCCAGTGCTACGATCGACGGCAAGATCTACGGGATTCCCGAAACGGGAGCGGGTGTGAGCATCGGTGAAGAGCTGGTCGTTCGCCAGGATTGGCTGGATGAGCTGGGCTTGTCCATCCCAACGAACCGCGATGAACTCTATACGGTACTTAAGACGATCAAGGAGAAGAAAAATGTCATCCCGCTGACGCTGAGCAAGGACTCCATCTACGGCGACATTGCGGCTACCTTTGGCGTGCTTACCGATTGGAAGGAAGTCGACGGCAAGCTGGTTCACCGGGCGGAGCAGCCGGAGATGAAAGAATACATTACCTTCATGAACAAGCTGTATAAAGAAGGATTACTGGACACCGAAACGCCGCTCAATACCGCTCAAGAATCGATTGAGAAGTTTTCTGGCGGCAAAGCAGCGATGTATAAGCTGGCCTGGTGGAATGCGGGATCTGCGATCGCGGCGTTGCAGAAGAACTTCCCTGAGGCCAAGACGTCGATCATTCCTTATCTGAAAGGACCGGACGGGAAAGCCGTCGTTGGCGCAAAAGCAAATGTGACCTGGTACATCGGCATTTTGAAATCCTCCAAAAATAAAGAAGCGGCCATGGAATTCCTGAATGCGAAGCTGGAGCCTGAGACATTCAAAGGCATCGCGCTGGGTCAAGAAGGGGTTCACTATGAAGTGAAGGACGACAAATATTATCCAATTCTCCCGATCTTTAATGAACAGTTAAACAATGCGAGCAACTTCCTGACTGGCGTGGACGAAGAGAAATATCCGATCTATTGGCAAGCCCGCGTGCGGAAGGATCCGGTGCTTCAGGCGCATTTTGAAGCGTTCCAGAAAAATGCAGAAGGTCTGGTTGTCGTTGATCCGATGTCTACGGCGCCGCCCATTGAAGCTGTGTCCAAAAATCTACTGAAGCTGACAACGATGCTGGATGACAATGTGCTACAGTTTATTTCCGGGGCGAAGCCGATTGAACAATACGATCAATTCTTGGCGCAATGGAGAGCAGAAGGCGGAGCTGACATGGTGGCTGCGGCGAACGAATGGTTCCAGTCTACGAAATAA
- a CDS encoding S-layer homology domain-containing protein, with protein MKRMLQRRMAGVICLTLLAALFWPGMPIASSAADPEKLPKAEETSSEPVQFVKDEGSIALEFTDVNAAAGSFEGKADYLALFTSGATVTDAAYEPVSEVRVAEGQVAVTVDAEGIVQEVVGPLDDPPTTWDAERMLPIPEGGYLVLAGGKSSWDESAYRPALFQEYHLGDQVKLMRAGVEVTAADFIPATPDPDPEPAPEPPPAAEPEPEPDPDPEPALPELMLLTEDQTIVDIPVIEVAGFVANYDEQLELGVTVNGDQVELSADGVFRENVYLSAGANAVTVILLQAGEELEREILTIMYEPSENQDYIEVEAAPKDISIDIDGPRIKIDYVDKDVTGVPNIVALFTRDYGESIEIPQFNVAVQVDANNRVLQVINPSINGQPPVWTGPTLLEIPEEGYVLMAQDDSYAGNYIKRFLAENFKAGDIIKLRKNGEVVSVRDLMSGNGPIARLKVNNQRMYTVTEDHTILSGIIENIDDPAAIQLLVNGTSVPFEADGSFSYSYPLTKGTNYIEMRVLKNEIEQDRRDLAVFARDHLASDKEVILWVDQASNAKKFQTSEQVRAFLQKAKDSGVTSIALDVKGVEGYVSYKKNDLTGRPYVSELQAPGRAGANPDLDLLQEFIDHGHDLGLEIHAVVNVFAEGSIAYNEYAVLNDHLDWEERVHYAENNGEIKRLRESAKQGLVAFVNPANDEVREFELKTFEEILKNYDVDGVVHDRGRYDNEGADFSEETRVKFEQFLLQRGKQLNDWPNDIFYYENNVRVDGPLIQDWWEFRSGVIQSFFGEVKSLVDSYEAGSGRTIKVSSYVGSWYETYYLNGVNWASKNFRIHPSLGLPVESIYTPEYYDTGYIEYLDFLMIGAYQTTSQEIQKYITLGNIVTNGEIPLYAGIALNNVQLPAVQREVFQAGLRTTNGLMLFDASQINWAIAKASLEDREWVKDYQLGMSLPDRPDTFLEGHYYNVNRVEGNINVLTDAFGTTTGTNHFGVEVVVDDTGVVTRVANRNQAINWSWGAPEENNSVIPPGGFVISTIDPSGVRTNRQLVANAYEVGDQVRSAVLSGLMDDALRETRDSHYPLEGTVEVLGPGMPSVKVNGESASVTPTGTFSANVPLSPGINFVQVDVYVDDLKTNSQTVQIIRTSTGDGGSNPGQPGSSGGSSSGTTPTQPVKPERLDVVKTTAENGQHLVDAKAELSRMLEEVKSLQTKPAQSQQLQYSFTESADVLTLHLPTAGLEAAVKELPNGVILLESPLVGRLELPVQALSESLQLRGSADSLQIRLSLPAKAQEEELYRLLPDQAAPLGSLLEVSFFWEQDDTLTELPAFKGANAKFTAAPLSGSVSAGTTTVLLLQPSLGSYTFVPAVIKEEGGKAQITFRLKASGIYAAIAHRKTFTDLNGHWAADEVGMLASKTVIQGTSDTEFSPNAPITRAQFTAMLVRALGLTRQQPNPSGGFTDVNPGAWYASAVSTALEHGLIEGFAGGEFRPNEQITRQQMSVLLVRALKLAGAEVPLGNPSSTLAGFEDRSQIGAWAKEAAAIAVESGLMKGRGDGDFAPEASSTRAEAATVLARMLRMAGLINP; from the coding sequence ATGAAACGTATGTTGCAGAGGCGAATGGCCGGAGTGATTTGTCTCACCTTACTGGCGGCGTTGTTCTGGCCGGGGATGCCCATCGCCTCCTCGGCCGCAGATCCGGAGAAACTTCCGAAGGCGGAAGAGACTTCAAGCGAACCGGTTCAGTTTGTAAAAGACGAAGGGAGCATCGCGCTTGAATTCACGGACGTTAACGCTGCGGCTGGCTCATTCGAGGGAAAGGCGGATTACCTTGCCTTGTTCACCAGCGGGGCGACCGTAACCGATGCCGCGTATGAGCCTGTGTCGGAGGTACGGGTTGCGGAAGGGCAAGTGGCCGTCACCGTTGATGCCGAAGGGATCGTGCAGGAAGTCGTTGGTCCCCTAGATGATCCTCCCACAACATGGGATGCGGAGCGAATGCTCCCGATTCCGGAAGGGGGATACCTCGTGCTGGCTGGAGGGAAGAGCTCTTGGGACGAGTCGGCATATCGACCGGCGCTCTTTCAGGAGTATCACCTCGGGGATCAGGTGAAGCTGATGCGTGCGGGGGTGGAAGTGACCGCGGCGGATTTTATTCCGGCAACGCCTGATCCGGACCCGGAACCTGCTCCAGAGCCTCCACCTGCCGCCGAACCGGAACCTGAACCGGATCCCGATCCGGAGCCAGCGCTTCCCGAGCTCATGCTGTTAACGGAAGACCAGACGATCGTGGACATTCCTGTCATCGAAGTTGCCGGGTTTGTGGCGAATTATGATGAGCAGCTGGAGCTTGGCGTTACGGTAAATGGGGACCAGGTCGAGTTATCAGCGGATGGGGTTTTTCGTGAAAATGTGTATTTAAGTGCGGGAGCGAACGCAGTAACGGTCATCTTACTTCAGGCCGGGGAGGAATTGGAAAGGGAGATATTGACGATTATGTATGAGCCGTCGGAGAATCAGGACTATATCGAAGTTGAAGCCGCACCCAAAGATATCTCCATCGACATTGATGGACCGCGGATCAAGATCGATTACGTGGATAAAGACGTGACTGGCGTGCCCAATATCGTTGCGTTGTTTACTAGAGATTACGGCGAATCGATCGAAATTCCACAGTTCAATGTGGCCGTACAGGTCGATGCTAACAACCGGGTTTTGCAGGTGATTAACCCTTCAATTAACGGTCAGCCTCCCGTATGGACCGGGCCGACCCTCCTTGAAATTCCGGAGGAAGGTTATGTGCTGATGGCGCAGGACGACAGTTATGCTGGCAATTACATCAAGCGTTTCCTCGCAGAAAATTTCAAAGCGGGAGACATCATCAAGCTTCGCAAGAACGGAGAAGTCGTATCCGTCCGGGATCTGATGAGCGGGAATGGCCCGATCGCCCGTCTCAAGGTAAACAATCAGCGGATGTATACGGTGACGGAGGACCACACGATCCTGTCGGGGATCATCGAGAATATCGACGATCCGGCGGCCATCCAGCTGCTGGTGAATGGGACTTCCGTTCCTTTTGAGGCGGATGGATCCTTTAGCTATTCTTACCCTTTAACGAAAGGCACCAACTATATCGAAATGAGGGTATTAAAAAACGAGATCGAGCAGGACCGTCGGGATCTGGCGGTGTTTGCCCGGGATCATCTTGCCTCGGACAAAGAAGTCATTTTATGGGTCGATCAGGCCTCCAATGCGAAAAAGTTTCAAACCAGCGAGCAGGTGCGCGCTTTTCTTCAAAAGGCCAAGGATAGCGGAGTCACCTCCATCGCCTTGGATGTGAAGGGCGTAGAAGGCTATGTCTCGTACAAGAAAAATGACTTGACCGGAAGGCCCTACGTCAGCGAACTTCAAGCTCCCGGAAGAGCAGGAGCCAATCCGGACTTGGATCTGCTGCAGGAATTCATCGATCATGGCCATGATTTAGGGTTGGAAATCCATGCGGTGGTTAACGTATTTGCCGAAGGGTCTATCGCCTATAACGAGTACGCCGTGCTGAATGATCACCTGGACTGGGAAGAGCGCGTGCACTACGCGGAAAACAACGGTGAAATCAAACGGCTGCGGGAAAGCGCGAAGCAGGGCTTGGTCGCCTTCGTCAATCCGGCAAACGATGAGGTGCGCGAGTTCGAGCTGAAGACTTTTGAAGAGATTCTCAAAAATTATGACGTGGATGGCGTCGTACATGACCGTGGACGCTACGACAATGAAGGTGCAGATTTCAGCGAGGAAACGCGGGTCAAGTTTGAGCAGTTCTTGCTCCAGCGCGGCAAGCAGCTGAACGACTGGCCCAATGACATTTTTTATTATGAAAATAACGTCAGAGTGGATGGCCCGCTCATCCAAGATTGGTGGGAGTTCCGGTCAGGTGTGATCCAGAGCTTTTTTGGCGAAGTGAAGTCGCTGGTGGATTCCTACGAGGCTGGGTCGGGAAGAACGATCAAGGTGTCTTCCTACGTCGGTTCCTGGTATGAGACGTATTATCTCAACGGGGTGAACTGGGCGAGCAAAAATTTCCGTATCCATCCTTCCCTGGGCTTGCCGGTTGAGTCGATTTATACACCGGAGTATTACGATACCGGGTACATCGAATATCTAGATTTTCTGATGATTGGCGCTTATCAGACGACCAGTCAGGAGATTCAGAAGTACATTACCCTTGGGAACATCGTGACGAATGGCGAGATTCCACTGTATGCAGGGATTGCCCTAAACAATGTACAGCTTCCAGCCGTTCAGCGGGAGGTGTTCCAGGCGGGCCTGAGAACGACAAACGGACTCATGCTGTTCGACGCTTCCCAAATTAACTGGGCGATTGCCAAGGCGTCGCTGGAGGACCGCGAATGGGTGAAGGATTACCAACTGGGCATGAGCTTGCCGGATCGTCCTGATACGTTCCTCGAAGGCCATTATTACAACGTGAACCGGGTGGAAGGTAACATTAATGTGCTGACGGACGCGTTTGGAACGACAACGGGAACAAATCATTTTGGCGTTGAGGTGGTTGTGGATGATACGGGCGTCGTCACCCGCGTGGCCAACCGCAATCAAGCGATCAATTGGAGTTGGGGAGCGCCGGAGGAGAATAACAGCGTCATTCCGCCAGGCGGCTTCGTCATCTCGACCATTGATCCATCGGGAGTTAGAACCAATCGGCAACTTGTGGCCAACGCTTATGAGGTTGGCGATCAGGTTCGTTCCGCCGTCTTAAGCGGCCTGATGGATGATGCGTTGCGAGAAACACGGGACAGCCATTATCCGTTGGAAGGCACGGTTGAGGTGCTTGGCCCAGGAATGCCTTCCGTGAAAGTAAATGGGGAGTCCGCGTCCGTTACCCCGACCGGAACTTTCTCAGCAAACGTCCCGTTATCGCCAGGGATCAATTTCGTCCAAGTGGATGTATATGTGGATGATCTGAAAACGAATAGCCAGACCGTGCAGATCATTCGCACATCCACCGGGGATGGCGGCTCCAATCCTGGCCAGCCGGGATCGTCGGGCGGCAGCAGCAGCGGTACGACGCCAACCCAGCCGGTGAAGCCGGAGCGGCTGGACGTTGTGAAGACTACGGCGGAGAATGGACAGCATCTCGTAGACGCTAAGGCCGAATTGTCGCGGATGCTTGAGGAGGTCAAAAGTCTTCAAACGAAACCGGCCCAATCGCAGCAGCTTCAATACAGCTTCACTGAATCCGCCGACGTCCTCACCCTGCACTTGCCAACCGCGGGATTGGAGGCAGCGGTGAAGGAGTTGCCAAATGGCGTTATCCTGCTGGAGTCGCCGTTAGTAGGCAGGCTGGAGCTGCCGGTTCAGGCGTTAAGCGAGTCTCTGCAACTGCGGGGATCTGCGGACAGCTTGCAAATTCGCCTCAGTCTACCTGCGAAAGCGCAGGAAGAAGAGCTTTACCGCTTGTTGCCGGATCAGGCTGCACCGCTTGGATCGCTGCTGGAGGTGTCCTTCTTCTGGGAGCAAGACGACACCTTAACTGAACTGCCAGCCTTTAAGGGAGCCAATGCCAAGTTTACGGCTGCACCGCTGTCAGGTTCCGTCTCTGCCGGTACGACCACCGTTCTTCTTCTGCAGCCTTCTTTGGGCAGCTACACGTTTGTGCCTGCGGTGATCAAGGAGGAAGGCGGTAAGGCCCAGATCACGTTCCGGTTGAAGGCAAGCGGCATTTATGCGGCGATCGCGCACCGGAAGACCTTTACGGATCTGAACGGCCACTGGGCGGCTGACGAGGTAGGGATGTTAGCCTCCAAAACGGTCATCCAAGGCACCTCCGATACGGAATTCAGTCCCAATGCACCGATTACGAGAGCCCAATTTACGGCGATGCTTGTCCGTGCCCTCGGTTTGACAAGACAGCAGCCGAATCCGAGCGGGGGCTTCACCGATGTAAACCCGGGTGCGTGGTATGCGAGTGCGGTATCGACGGCGTTAGAACACGGGTTAATTGAAGGTTTTGCCGGCGGAGAGTTCCGTCCGAACGAGCAAATTACGCGTCAACAGATGAGTGTGCTGCTGGTTCGTGCGTTGAAGCTGGCAGGAGCCGAGGTTCCTCTTGGAAACCCGAGTTCCACGCTGGCTGGATTCGAGGATCGCAGCCAAATTGGAGCTTGGGCTAAAGAAGCCGCAGCTATCGCCGTGGAATCGGGCTTAATGAAAGGGCGCGGGGATGGCGATTTTGCCCCCGAAGCATCGTCTACCCGTGCAGAAGCAGCGACGGTGCTTGCCCGAATGTTGCGGATGGCGGGGCTGATCAATCCGTAA
- a CDS encoding carbohydrate ABC transporter permease, producing MDHKQALEGLQPRGVIKTSFSEKCFTVFNYVFFILLGLTTLLPFVNLLAKSLSSESAVISGRVGLLPVGLQFETYHYVLQDSMFLNSLKVSIALTVIGTACSLFLTTLTAYPLSKVRLRGRKGILLIFVFTMLFSGGLIPTYLLMQNLNLVNSFPVLFLPAMVNVYNMLIIKNYFEGLPEELEESAKLDGAGNVRILMSVMLPLSLPVLATIGLFFAVAFWNDYFTAMIYISDPAIKPMQLYLKELLVSSSGDFLKDNIDAAINTTPQSIQASSILLATIPILLVYPFLQKYFVKGVLVGSVKG from the coding sequence ATGGATCATAAACAAGCCTTGGAAGGATTGCAGCCGCGCGGAGTGATCAAAACCTCGTTTTCCGAAAAATGCTTTACCGTTTTCAATTACGTCTTCTTTATTCTGCTAGGGCTGACAACATTGCTTCCGTTCGTCAATTTGCTTGCCAAGTCCTTGAGCAGCGAAAGCGCCGTAATCTCAGGAAGGGTGGGGTTGCTTCCGGTAGGACTGCAATTTGAGACATATCACTATGTGCTTCAAGACTCCATGTTCCTCAATTCGCTGAAGGTATCCATCGCCCTGACGGTGATCGGAACGGCATGCAGTTTGTTTCTGACGACGCTCACGGCTTATCCCTTGTCTAAAGTACGGCTGCGTGGACGAAAAGGGATCTTGTTGATTTTCGTTTTTACCATGTTGTTCAGCGGCGGGTTAATTCCCACCTATCTGCTGATGCAGAACCTGAACCTGGTCAACTCCTTCCCGGTCTTGTTCCTCCCGGCGATGGTAAACGTCTACAACATGCTGATCATAAAAAACTACTTTGAAGGCCTCCCGGAAGAATTGGAAGAATCGGCTAAACTGGACGGGGCGGGGAATGTCCGAATCCTCATGTCGGTCATGCTCCCCTTGTCGCTGCCGGTGCTGGCGACGATTGGTTTGTTTTTTGCCGTAGCGTTCTGGAACGACTATTTCACGGCCATGATTTACATCAGTGACCCGGCCATTAAGCCGATGCAGCTGTATTTGAAGGAGCTGCTCGTTTCCTCCAGCGGGGATTTCCTGAAAGATAACATCGATGCGGCCATTAACACTACCCCGCAGTCGATCCAAGCTTCCTCCATTTTGCTGGCGACCATTCCGATTCTGCTCGTGTATCCTTTCTTGCAAAAATACTTCGTAAAAGGCGTGCTGGTGGGTTCAGTGAAAGGTTGA